A genomic region of Botrytis cinerea B05.10 chromosome 9, complete sequence contains the following coding sequences:
- the Bcalo1 gene encoding Bcalo1, producing MDPAIKSELEKYGDDVPFRAVTNHTQSTWARTFHSSPELFIQPQSIAEVEKVVNLARRCRRRITTVGCGHSPSNITCTSSWLINLDNFNKILSADRETGVVVMQSGIRLYSVGEQLDAVGLAMPNLGSINHQSIAGAISTGTHGSTLRHGILSSSILELKITLSNGKTETCSPDQNEELFRASLISLGAIGIITEITFQAVPAFTLSWEQTVDTDLRMMNNWDKTLWTQTEFVRVWWFPYTRRAVVWAAEKTDLAPMPPPKSYYDAWLGYHVYHNLLALGHYVPSILPWVEWFVFGMQYGFANGSKSSAIQPSRQALLMNCLYSQFVNEWAIPISKGPEALKRLSSWLNHLTPDDPDYVAHGIPYSAEGLYVHAPVEVRVTETSNSLTPRPHLDPTCTEEATLYLNATLYRPYDMDPPCHARYYQGFEFLMRELGGRPHWAKNFETTGEDIEAMYGENLENWRRIRNDADPEGMFVGEWHRRFILGNGSRLALEEVETGRKKFRKGGVLVEGVVGGFKDEEDEGEGSESGESFDMLRASEMK from the coding sequence ATGGACCCCGCAATCAAATCCGAATTGGAGAAATATGGCGACGACGTTCCTTTCCGCGCAGTAACAAACCATACACAGTCAACATGGGCAAGAACATTTCACTCGTCTCCCGAATTGTTCATTCAACCGCAATCTATCGCCGAAGTCGAAAAGGTGGTCAATCTTGCGCGAAGATGTAGACGCCGAATTACAACTGTAGGATGTGGTCATTCTCCTTCCAATATTACTTGCACATCGAGCTGGCTCATCAATCTGGATAATTTCAACAAAATCCTATCTGCGGACCGGGAAACAGGCGTGGTGGTTATGCAAAGTGGCATTCGATTGTATTCCGTGGGTGAACAACTTGATGCTGTCGGTTTGGCCATGCCAAATTTGGGTAGTATTAATCACCAATCGATTGCTGGGGCTATTTCGACAGGAACTCACGGAAGTACTTTACGGCATGGTATCTTGTCAAGTTCGAtcttggaattgaagattaCTCTTTCGAATGGTAAAACGGAAACTTGTTCACCAGATCAAAATGAGGAACTCTTTCGCGCGTCTCTCATTTCTTTGGGAGCAATCGGTATCATTACAGAAATTACTTTCCAAGCCGTCCCAGCTTTCACTCTTTCATGGGAACAAACCGTGGACACAGATCTTCGAATGATGAATAACTGGGATAAAACACTTTGGACACAAACCGAATTTGTTCGAGTGTGGTGGTTTCCTTATACAAGAAGAGCAGTTGTTTGGGCTGCTGAAAAGACAGATTTGGCTCCCATGCCTCCTCCAAAATCGTATTATGATGCTTGGTTAGGATATCACGTCTACCACAATCTTCTTGCCCTAGGACATTACGTTCCAAGTATTCTTCCATGGGTAGAATGGTTTGTCTTTGGTATGCAATATGGATTTGCAAATGGTTCCAAGAGTTCTGCAATTCAACCATCTCGTCAAGCTCTCCTGATGAATTGTCTTTACTCGCAATTCGTTAACGAATGGgcaattccaatttccaaaggTCCAGAAGCTTTAAAGAGATTGAGTTCGTGGCTTAACCATCTTACTCCAGATGATCCAGATTACGTTGCACATGGTATTCCTTATTCAGCAGAAGGTTTGTATGTTCACGCACCTGTCGAAGTTCGCGTCACAGAAACAAGCAATAGTCTTACCCCTCGTCCACATCTTGATCCTACATGCACAGAAGAAGCAACTCTCTACCTAAACGCAACTCTCTATCGTCCATATGATATGGATCCACCATGCCATGCAAGATATTACCAAGGATTCGAATTTCTGATGCGAGAATTAGGTGGTAGACCTCATTGGGCTAAGAATTTCGAAACTACAggtgaagatattgaagctaTGTATGGAGAGAATTTGGAGAACTGGAGAAGGATTAGAAATGATGCGGATCCGGAAGGTATGTTTGTAGGAGAATGGCATAGAAGATTCATTTTAGGAAATGGATCTAGACTAGCGCTTGAAGAGGTGGAAACTGGCAGGAAGAAGTTTAGAAAGGGGGGTGTCTTGGTTGAGGGTGTAGTTGGTGGGTTTAAAGATGAGGAGGacgagggagagggaagcGAGAGTGGAGAGAGTTTTGATATGTTGAGGGCTAGCGAGATGAAGTAG
- the Bcshb17 gene encoding Bcshb17 has protein sequence MTTPRVFVIRHGETEWSLNGRHTGITELPLTANGEKRIRATGRALIGDDRLIVPRNLAHIYVSPRKRAQRTLELLEVGCAEKLPWEERRKHAENGIRTSAKVEITENIREWDYGSYEGITSAQIRSDRKAAGLPEWDIWRDGCPDGESPEQVTERIDALISDIRSKYHGPVIGKDKKDAGPGDVLIVAHGHILRAFAMRWVGKTLQDGPTFLLEAGGVGTLSYEHKSLEEPAILLGGAFMVDVVENSVEGEREKGEK, from the exons atgACTACCCCTCGAGTCTTCGTCATCCGCCATGGCGAAACGGAATGGTCTCTCAATGGACGCCATACAGGTATCACAGAACTTCCTTTAACTGCCAatggagaaaagagaattcgTGCAACAGGAAGAGCATTAATTGGCGATGACCGATTAATTGTTCCGAGAAATTTGGCTCACAT CTATGTCTCCCCTCGGAAACGTGCCCAAAGAACCCTCGAACTTCTCGAAGTAGGATGTGCAGAAAAACTTCCATGGGAAGAACGACGAAAACATGCTGAAAATG GAATTCGCACATCAGCAAAAGTAGAAATTACTGAAAATATCCGGGAATGGGATTACGGTTCTTATGAAGGAATCACCTCTGCACAAATTCGCTCTGATCGTAAAGCCGCCGGACTTCCCGAGTGGGATATTTGGCGCGATGGTTGTCCTGATGGCGAATCCCCCGAACAAGTCACCGAACGTATCGATGCTCTCATCTCGGATATCCGATCCAAATACCACGGCCCCGTAATTGGGAAAGATAAAAAGGATGCAGGACCAGGAGATGTATTGATTGTAGCTCATGGACATATATTGAGAGCCTTTGCGATGAGATGGGTTGGAAAGACGTTGCAGGATGGACCGACCTTTTTGCTAGAGGCGGGCGGAGTAGGAACATTGAGTTATGAACACAAGAGTTTAGAAGAACCAGCGATTTTGTTAGGAGGTGCATTTATGGTGGATGTGGTTGAGAATTCAGTGGAGGGTGAGAGGGAAAAGGGGGAGAAATAG
- the Bctrm44 gene encoding Bctrm44, whose protein sequence is MNLVKVPFTPEPYPPGSSEILEDITQENSHSWTPLLQHKCSFPPEIFSQVMLNLIRNPNINSNHLFRADISLEQPFDENFQNDTTIPARIIQFRSYTLQKVMVRTMIPRNILKDKPLDQTCLFYANTTDIGEVQSLVIYLPHISSPDESPFYHPGVYGIAFQHTFNPETQDATIAIHYAFFNSEPRTQKLERTAEHLLAALYKHGQGTAAGYVKKVHHDTIIPQAIVQNTYARLKAKYAKTLIENWAEATDPEKHVFEDLNIAAFLIELWADTYKNTEFPGYVDIGCGNGLLVHILSEEGYKGWGFDARERKSWSVFGPKTREKLQELVLIPSILYSESNEDETSGPDVHDGNFPKGTFIISNHADELTPWTPILANISQSPFMMIPCCSHALSGARCRAPPPKGSGGTPSAYASLVAWVAGLAEGCGWEVEKEWLRIPSTRNAALIGRRRKLNYEDVDVREFVDANGGAAGWKENALKLVTGKAKNH, encoded by the coding sequence ATGAATCTCGTGAAGGTTCCGTTTACTCCAGAACCGTACCCTCCTGGGTCTTCGGAGATACTTGAGGATATTACCCAGGAAAATAGTCATAGTTGGACACCTTTACTCCAGCACAAATGTTCATTTCCACCAGAGATCTTTTCGCAAGTCATGCTAAATTTAATCCGAAATCCAAATATTAACTCCAATCATCTGTTTCGAGCCGATATCTCTTTAGAGCAACCATTtgatgagaattttcaaaatgatacCACAATTCCTGCGAGAATTATCCAGTTCCGCAGCTATACTTTACAGAAAGTTATGGTAAGAACTATGATACCTAGAAACattttaaaagataaacCACTCGATCAAACATGTCTTTTCTATGCGAACACTACAGACATTGGGGAAGTTCAATCTCTGGTTATTTATCTCCCTCATATATCATCACCTGATGAATCACCATTTTATCACCCTGGAGTTTACGGAATTGCTTTCCAGCATACATTCAATCCTGAAACGCAGGATGCAACTATTGCAATACACTATGCATTCTTCAACTCCGAGCCTCGTACTCAGAAACTTGAAAGAACAGCTGAACATTTACTAGCCGCTCTATATAAGCACGGACAAGGAACTGCTGCAGGATATGTCAAGAAAGTCCATCACGACACCATCATACCTCAAGCTATTGTTCAGAATACTTACGCTCGTCTCAAGGCCAAGTATGCAAAGACTTTGATTGAGAACTGGGCTGAAGCCACAGATCCCGAAAAGCATGTTTTTGAGGATCTGAACATTGCAGCATTTCTCATTGAACTTTGGGCCGATACTTACAAGAATACCGAATTTCCAGGCTATGTTGACATTGGGTGTGGAAATGGACTTCTTGTTCATATTCTTTCCGAAGAAGGCTACAAAGGATGGGGATTTGATGcaagagaaaggaaatcaTGGAGTGTGTTCGGACCAAAAACACGAGAGAAGTTACAAGAACTTGTTTTGATACCttcaattctatattcagagtcaaatgaagatgaaaccTCGGGACCTGATGTTCACGACGGAAATTTCCCCAAAGGAACATTCATTATCTCAAATCATGCTGATGAGCTAACTCCGTGGACACCTATCCTTGCGAACATTTCCCAATCACCATTCATGATGATTCCATGCTGTAGTCATGCTCTTAGCGGTGCAAGATGTCGGGCACCACCACCCAAAGGATCTGGAGGTACACCCTCGGCGTACGCTTCTCTTGTTGCATGGGTCGCGGGACTTGCTGAAGGATGTGGATGGGAAGTGGAGAAGGAATGGCTACGAATACCGAGTACAAGAAATGCAGCTTTAAtcggacgaagaagaaaactaaaTTACGAAGATGTTGACGTACGCGAGTTTGTTGATGCAAATGGCGGAGCCGCAGGCTGGAAAGAGAACGCATTGAAGTTGGTAACGGGAAAGGCAAAAAATCATTGA